The sequence CCGCAGAACCGCGACACGGCGCGCAAGGTCGAGCAGGTGATCCGCGACGCGGGCGCCGTGCCTGCCACGATGGCGGTGATGAACGGCGCGATCCGCATGGGCCTTGATGCGGAAACGCTGGACGCGCTGGCGCAGGCGGAAGGCGTCCTGAAACTCTCCCGCGCCGACATCGCGGCGGCTTTGGCGTCGGGCGCGACCGGTGCGACGACCGTCGCGGGCACCATGATCTGCGCCCGCCTCGCCGGGATCGAAGTCTTCGCCACGGGTGGCATCGGCGGGGTCCATCGCGGGGCGGAGACAAGCTTCGACATCTCCGCCGACCTCCGCGAGTTGTCGGAAACCCCGGTGACGGTGGTCGCGGCGGGGGCGAAGGCGATCCTCGACCTGCCGAAGACGCTGGAGGTGCTGGAGACGCTCGGCGTGCCCGTCATCGGCTACCGCACCGACCGCCTGCCCGCCTTCTGGTCGGCGGCGTCGGAACATCCGGTGCCGCTGCGGATGGACAGCGCA is a genomic window of Pontivivens ytuae containing:
- a CDS encoding pseudouridine-5'-phosphate glycosidase translates to MTALLIFSAEVEAARRDGRPLVALESTIITHGMPWPQNRDTARKVEQVIRDAGAVPATMAVMNGAIRMGLDAETLDALAQAEGVLKLSRADIAAALASGATGATTVAGTMICARLAGIEVFATGGIGGVHRGAETSFDISADLRELSETPVTVVAAGAKAILDLPKTLEVLETLGVPVIGYRTDRLPAFWSAASEHPVPLRMDSAGEIAAAHRMRYRIGLPGGQLVTNPIPADAEIPAAEIDPIIVQALAEAEAQGIAAKEVTPFLLQRIFELTNGRSLEANIALVKNNARLAAEIAVELAKDASGGRT